A single region of the Halobacterium wangiae genome encodes:
- a CDS encoding riboflavin synthase yields the protein MFTGIVEEAGTVEEIVDSEGGRRLRIRTDGLSDFAHGESISVGGVCLTVEEFGSDWFTAFTATETLEKTTLDEVREGDRVNLERALPADGRLDGHIVQGHVDTTTEVRDVEAVGEDWTYTFALPEDHEQYVAQKGSITLDGVSLTVAAVDDSAGEFSVAVVPTTYDLTTLGEREPGDSVNVEVDVLAKYVERLNDY from the coding sequence GTGTTCACCGGAATTGTCGAAGAGGCGGGCACCGTCGAGGAGATCGTCGACAGCGAGGGCGGCCGCCGCCTGCGTATCCGCACCGACGGTCTCTCCGACTTCGCGCACGGCGAGAGCATCAGCGTCGGCGGCGTCTGTCTCACGGTCGAGGAATTCGGCTCTGACTGGTTCACCGCGTTCACCGCCACCGAGACCCTCGAGAAGACCACGCTCGACGAAGTGCGGGAGGGCGACCGCGTGAACCTCGAACGCGCGCTCCCGGCGGACGGCCGCCTCGACGGCCACATCGTGCAGGGCCACGTCGACACCACCACCGAAGTCCGGGACGTGGAGGCCGTCGGCGAGGACTGGACGTACACGTTCGCGCTCCCCGAGGACCACGAGCAGTATGTCGCCCAGAAGGGGTCGATCACCCTCGACGGCGTCAGTCTCACCGTCGCGGCCGTCGACGACTCGGCGGGCGAGTTCTCCGTCGCCGTCGTCCCGACGACCTACGACCTCACGACGCTCGGCGAGCGCGAACCCGGCGACAGCGTCAACGTCGAGGTGGACGTGCTGGCGAAGTACGTCGAGCGACTGAACGACTACTGA
- a CDS encoding PrsW family intramembrane metalloprotease, which produces MADEKDPVQRAGTDGEDLYDVATWEQRTTLDRASAWLYGALATTARAIVVALSALIIIAQFAAAVGLVFVDRPVVALYVLLSVVPALGLAAFIWRADVTRREPLELLVVTFALGFLFAGFAAVVNTIGSGFFFGLAGEGSPGWLVVLAPALFFFLVVGPVEETVKWLAIRLYAYRSPRFDAVVDGAVYGAMAGLGFATVENALYIGREVLTTSQAASGVVLESVAIETAAVRTLAGPGHVIYSAIAGYYLGLAKFNQENRGPIVVKGLLIAAVVHAIYNTTVTNLADITGTLDVSAGLGFIAFVVLYDGALFYFLYRKLSAYQAAYVRTGASDARADDPDGEHPGEKSTATDRSGDGQ; this is translated from the coding sequence ATGGCAGACGAGAAGGACCCCGTCCAGCGCGCGGGGACCGACGGGGAGGACCTCTACGACGTGGCGACGTGGGAACAGCGGACGACGCTGGACCGCGCGTCGGCGTGGCTGTACGGCGCGCTCGCGACGACGGCGCGGGCGATCGTGGTCGCCCTGAGCGCGCTCATCATCATCGCACAGTTCGCGGCCGCCGTCGGTCTCGTGTTCGTCGACCGCCCCGTCGTCGCCCTCTACGTCTTGCTGTCGGTGGTGCCCGCGCTGGGGCTGGCCGCGTTCATCTGGAGGGCCGACGTGACGAGACGCGAGCCACTCGAACTGCTCGTCGTCACGTTCGCGCTGGGGTTCCTATTCGCCGGCTTCGCCGCCGTGGTGAACACCATCGGCTCGGGGTTCTTCTTCGGACTCGCGGGCGAGGGGTCGCCGGGGTGGCTGGTCGTGCTCGCACCCGCGCTGTTCTTCTTCCTCGTCGTCGGACCCGTCGAGGAGACGGTGAAGTGGCTCGCGATCCGCCTGTACGCCTACCGGAGCCCCCGCTTCGACGCAGTCGTCGACGGCGCAGTGTACGGGGCGATGGCGGGCCTCGGGTTCGCCACCGTCGAGAACGCACTGTACATCGGCCGCGAGGTGCTCACGACGTCGCAGGCCGCCAGCGGCGTCGTCCTCGAGAGCGTCGCCATCGAGACGGCGGCCGTGCGGACGCTCGCGGGCCCGGGCCACGTCATCTACTCGGCGATCGCGGGCTACTACCTCGGACTGGCGAAGTTCAACCAGGAGAACCGCGGGCCCATCGTGGTGAAGGGGTTGCTCATCGCCGCCGTCGTCCACGCCATCTACAACACGACGGTGACGAATCTCGCGGACATCACGGGCACCCTCGACGTCTCGGCGGGACTCGGGTTCATCGCGTTCGTCGTCCTCTACGACGGGGCGCTGTTCTACTTCCTCTACCGGAAGCTGTCGGCGTACCAGGCCGCCTACGTCCGCACCGGGGCCAGCGACGCCCGAGCCGACGACCCGGACGGGGAACACCCCGGCGAGAAGTCGACGGCCACCGACAGGTCCGGTGACGGTCAGTAG
- a CDS encoding DUF7532 family protein has protein sequence MLFDQRTRAKLRVAGLSRDDVSDIERAVADEAAAEADRVEAFFDGLDTVYSDMDQTHSTAEFPEHDLDYVDLFTHSQDIRGFVRFDTWGAYVEGARVLTEADGDPAVVELTLGPTVHGRVRFARDRAALE, from the coding sequence ATGCTCTTCGACCAGCGAACCCGGGCGAAGCTCCGGGTCGCCGGCCTCTCGCGGGACGACGTCAGCGACATCGAGCGGGCGGTCGCCGACGAGGCCGCCGCCGAAGCCGACCGCGTGGAGGCCTTCTTCGACGGTCTCGACACCGTCTACTCCGACATGGACCAGACGCACTCCACGGCCGAGTTCCCCGAACACGACCTCGACTACGTCGACCTGTTCACGCACAGCCAGGACATCAGGGGGTTCGTCCGGTTCGACACGTGGGGCGCCTACGTGGAGGGCGCACGCGTGCTGACCGAGGCGGACGGCGACCCCGCGGTCGTCGAACTCACGCTCGGGCCGACCGTCCACGGCCGGGTACGATTCGCCCGCGACCGGGCGGCGCTCGAATGA
- a CDS encoding DUF402 domain-containing protein gives MTRVRVRGIYATALTHLFREAGLDVVAASPPIRERFDADFETAEHDAVVWMTSDRQGVGVAATPDAAEAVLAVLRDVGLDTFVWADRAARGAVFDAVVERTVGGGAVVDLGEGREAYLPFDAADSHVEEGDTVRVQVHEPNPPWGRDRPVVGTRIDAPGGVATLERGVDALVAGTPGGGADHELARTTELLDPDLPENWGVRWECDAEDADMTALGDALDTVAAVAGDLEAALEAATDPGDDAPRLVVASEETAWAWFGRDSRFALDDVRREVTATMDGHHRVKAGSETASGAVDFAEALGVDTGAFPFDAVTDQFGPREGDTVALRHGKPDGRRITLGRGEVTDRDVENGRLTVERAMTAGGVYDELDVEREAGDVATTRFTEGNWWYPTVYRADDGTVKGTYLNVSTPVEVFPDAVRYVDLHVDVVKHADGTVEVVDEDELQDCVDAGTVSPDLAERALDVAERVRRAVEN, from the coding sequence ATGACCCGCGTCCGCGTCCGTGGCATCTACGCGACGGCGCTCACACATCTGTTCCGCGAGGCGGGCCTCGACGTGGTGGCGGCGTCGCCACCCATCCGCGAGCGCTTCGACGCGGACTTCGAGACGGCCGAACACGACGCCGTCGTCTGGATGACGTCTGACCGGCAGGGCGTCGGCGTCGCCGCCACTCCCGACGCCGCCGAGGCCGTGCTCGCCGTCCTCCGTGACGTGGGTCTCGACACGTTCGTCTGGGCGGACCGCGCGGCCCGCGGCGCGGTGTTCGACGCCGTCGTCGAGCGGACGGTCGGCGGCGGCGCGGTCGTCGACCTAGGAGAGGGCCGGGAGGCGTACCTGCCCTTCGACGCCGCCGACAGCCACGTCGAGGAGGGCGACACGGTCCGCGTGCAGGTCCATGAACCGAACCCCCCGTGGGGCCGCGACCGGCCCGTCGTCGGCACCCGGATCGACGCACCCGGCGGGGTGGCGACGCTCGAACGCGGCGTCGACGCGCTCGTCGCGGGGACGCCCGGGGGTGGCGCGGACCACGAACTCGCGCGGACCACGGAACTACTCGACCCCGACCTCCCGGAGAACTGGGGCGTCCGCTGGGAGTGCGACGCCGAGGATGCGGACATGACCGCGCTCGGCGACGCCCTCGACACCGTGGCAGCGGTCGCCGGCGACCTGGAGGCCGCACTCGAGGCGGCCACTGACCCCGGGGACGACGCGCCCCGTCTGGTGGTCGCCTCCGAGGAGACAGCGTGGGCGTGGTTCGGGCGCGACTCGCGGTTCGCCCTCGACGACGTCCGCCGCGAGGTGACCGCGACGATGGACGGCCACCACCGCGTCAAGGCCGGCAGCGAGACGGCCAGCGGCGCCGTCGACTTCGCGGAGGCGCTCGGCGTCGACACCGGGGCGTTCCCGTTCGACGCGGTGACCGACCAGTTCGGGCCGCGAGAGGGCGACACGGTGGCGCTCCGGCACGGCAAACCCGACGGCCGACGCATCACACTCGGCCGGGGTGAGGTCACCGACCGCGACGTCGAGAACGGGCGACTCACGGTGGAGCGAGCGATGACGGCGGGCGGCGTCTACGACGAACTCGACGTCGAACGCGAGGCGGGCGACGTCGCCACCACCCGGTTCACGGAGGGGAACTGGTGGTACCCGACCGTCTACCGCGCCGACGACGGCACCGTCAAGGGGACCTACCTGAACGTCTCGACGCCCGTCGAGGTGTTCCCGGACGCCGTGCGGTACGTCGACCTCCACGTGGACGTGGTGAAACACGCCGACGGCACGGTCGAGGTCGTCGACGAGGACGAACTGCAGGACTGCGTCGACGCCGGCACGGTCTCCCCGGACCTCGCGGAGCGCGCGCTGGACGTCGCCGAGCGCGTGCGACGCGCCGTCGAGAACTAG
- a CDS encoding NifU family protein, which produces MSETAGAGDLHERVETWLTAQMPIIRSHGGTSAVRKADPEDGEVIVELGGACSGCGISPRTAQRIKMDLAAEFDEVDDVVVRFTDGDGGGWGGDQPESFMGVDRNDGGRGGRGEGSPNSDNHF; this is translated from the coding sequence ATGAGCGAGACAGCGGGTGCGGGGGACCTCCACGAGCGCGTCGAGACGTGGCTCACGGCCCAGATGCCGATCATCCGGAGCCACGGCGGGACCAGCGCGGTGCGGAAGGCCGACCCCGAGGACGGCGAGGTGATCGTCGAACTCGGCGGCGCCTGCTCGGGGTGCGGTATCAGCCCCCGCACCGCCCAGCGGATCAAGATGGACCTCGCCGCGGAGTTCGACGAGGTCGACGACGTCGTCGTGCGGTTCACGGACGGTGACGGCGGCGGGTGGGGCGGCGACCAGCCGGAGAGCTTCATGGGCGTCGACCGCAACGATGGCGGCCGCGGCGGCCGCGGCGAGGGCAGTCCGAACTCCGACAACCACTTCTAG
- a CDS encoding LVIVD repeat-containing protein: MRRRDVLRGALGAAALPLVSSAVTADSQESYEPLGHVAIEATKEVVVDDETAYVATTDGFATVDVGDPANPEVLSEASFLLSDRENGPLTQIYDVKVDGDTLIVVGPANGTVEETLQGVAVYDVGDPASPERMGFHETDYPIHNAYLEDGVAYLTANDQRDNPVVMVDVSGDPAEIGRWSIVDHDEAWRTVNWFVRSNHDLYVQDGTLYIAHWDAGTWLVDVSDPANPEYVNHFGHYELSELQTLEQPYVEGVETPGNSHYVTVNDDATLLGSGAEAWDVPETETTGGPGGINLWDISDPQNPEKVAFIEAPATPDPTQQGTWTTSHNFELRGDRLYTSWYRGGVKLFDVSDPANPEEMTWWRQPEQASFWAAQYLSEEAFVASNRAGSGDYPSGVYTFPNRAGEQANPPSLAPQTTTTTTNEGTTTTTTTQSTTTTSGTTTTELTAEPDSTGESGADVPGFGVVAGLSAASAAALAAWRRLD, encoded by the coding sequence ATGCGACGACGCGACGTGCTGCGCGGCGCCCTGGGCGCAGCAGCCCTCCCGCTGGTGAGTAGCGCGGTGACCGCCGACAGCCAGGAGTCCTACGAACCCCTTGGCCACGTCGCCATCGAGGCGACGAAGGAGGTCGTGGTCGACGACGAGACGGCGTACGTCGCCACGACCGACGGCTTCGCGACTGTGGACGTCGGCGACCCCGCGAACCCCGAGGTGCTCTCGGAGGCGTCGTTCCTGCTCTCCGACCGGGAGAACGGCCCCCTCACCCAGATCTACGACGTGAAAGTCGACGGCGACACGTTGATCGTCGTCGGCCCGGCGAACGGGACCGTCGAGGAGACCCTGCAGGGGGTGGCGGTGTACGACGTCGGCGACCCAGCCAGTCCGGAGCGCATGGGGTTCCACGAGACCGACTACCCCATCCACAACGCCTACCTCGAGGACGGCGTGGCGTACCTCACCGCCAACGACCAGCGTGACAACCCGGTCGTGATGGTCGACGTGAGCGGGGACCCCGCGGAGATCGGGCGCTGGTCCATCGTCGACCACGACGAGGCGTGGCGGACCGTCAACTGGTTTGTGCGGTCGAACCACGACCTCTACGTCCAGGACGGCACGCTGTACATCGCCCACTGGGACGCCGGCACGTGGCTCGTCGACGTCAGCGACCCCGCGAACCCGGAGTACGTCAACCACTTCGGTCACTACGAGCTCTCGGAGCTCCAGACGCTCGAACAGCCGTACGTCGAGGGCGTCGAGACGCCGGGGAACTCCCACTACGTCACGGTCAACGACGACGCGACGCTGCTGGGCTCCGGCGCGGAGGCCTGGGACGTCCCCGAGACGGAGACCACGGGCGGCCCGGGCGGCATCAACCTCTGGGACATCTCGGACCCCCAGAACCCCGAGAAGGTGGCGTTCATCGAGGCACCGGCGACGCCGGACCCGACCCAGCAGGGGACGTGGACGACGAGTCACAACTTCGAACTCCGCGGCGACCGCCTCTACACGTCGTGGTACCGGGGCGGCGTGAAGCTGTTCGACGTCAGCGACCCCGCTAACCCCGAGGAGATGACGTGGTGGCGCCAGCCCGAGCAGGCGAGTTTCTGGGCCGCCCAGTACCTCTCCGAGGAGGCGTTCGTCGCGAGCAACCGGGCCGGCAGCGGCGACTACCCCTCGGGCGTCTACACGTTCCCGAACCGCGCGGGCGAGCAGGCGAACCCGCCGTCGCTGGCCCCGCAGACGACCACAACGACGACGAACGAGGGGACTACGACCACCACCACCACCCAGAGCACGACGACGACCAGCGGCACCACGACGACCGAACTCACCGCCGAACCCGACAGCACTGGCGAGTCCGGCGCCGACGTACCCGGATTCGGTGTAGTCGCCGGGCTGTCGGCGGCGTCGGCGGCCGCGCTGGCGGCGTGGCGGCGTCTCGACTAA
- a CDS encoding AIM24 family protein, with product METAVEDGVDGVLIATLDAGESLLAAAGALVDHTGGLRVERAREGVLRTVANAARKREQTPVRVTAERETTARFAPEHHGELVACEVGERRVAAARTAFLAATDGVRVGADRVGNAPDRGHGLFLTTLSGAGTVFLASRGRVERVDVADGEGRVVSADHVVAFDSRADVSVERISALEDATATCRIGGPGTVWVGTRRRPR from the coding sequence ATGGAGACGGCTGTCGAGGATGGCGTGGACGGCGTGCTGATCGCGACCCTCGACGCGGGAGAGTCGCTGCTCGCGGCCGCCGGGGCGCTCGTCGACCACACCGGCGGCCTCCGGGTCGAGCGCGCCAGGGAGGGCGTCCTCCGGACGGTGGCGAACGCGGCCCGCAAGCGGGAGCAGACGCCGGTCCGCGTCACGGCCGAGCGGGAGACGACCGCCCGCTTCGCACCGGAACACCACGGCGAACTGGTCGCCTGCGAGGTCGGCGAGCGGCGCGTGGCGGCGGCCCGCACCGCGTTCCTGGCGGCGACCGACGGCGTGCGCGTCGGCGCCGACCGGGTGGGCAACGCGCCGGACCGCGGTCACGGGCTGTTCCTGACGACGTTGTCGGGTGCGGGCACAGTGTTCCTCGCGAGCCGCGGGCGCGTCGAGCGCGTCGACGTCGCGGACGGCGAGGGCCGCGTCGTCTCGGCCGACCACGTCGTCGCGTTCGACAGCCGTGCGGACGTGAGCGTGGAGCGAATCAGCGCGCTCGAGGACGCGACGGCCACCTGCCGCATCGGCGGGCCGGGCACCGTCTGGGTGGGAACCCGGCGCAGGCCCCGGTAG
- a CDS encoding universal stress protein, translating into MTLKNVLLAVGPGDAERIDALARTTIDIAGPAGATVTFAHVFTEEEYDQARSDLDIDSGDDVTVDTVARQHATVRGLTDRLTDESIHVDVRGRVGPHGESIVTLADDVNADLVIVGGRRRSPTGKAVFGSTAQTVLLSAPCPVMFVREDH; encoded by the coding sequence ATGACACTGAAAAACGTACTGCTAGCAGTCGGCCCGGGCGACGCGGAACGTATCGATGCGCTCGCGAGGACGACAATCGACATTGCGGGACCTGCTGGAGCAACAGTGACATTCGCACACGTGTTCACTGAGGAAGAGTACGACCAAGCACGGTCGGACCTCGACATAGACTCTGGCGACGACGTGACTGTCGACACCGTCGCACGTCAGCATGCGACGGTTCGCGGCCTCACTGACCGACTGACCGATGAAAGCATCCACGTCGATGTTCGGGGCCGCGTGGGACCACACGGCGAGTCCATCGTCACTCTCGCCGATGACGTGAACGCGGACCTCGTCATCGTCGGCGGCCGGAGGCGCTCGCCGACCGGGAAGGCCGTCTTCGGGAGTACCGCGCAGACGGTGTTGCTGTCGGCGCCGTGTCCGGTGATGTTCGTCCGCGAAGACCACTGA
- a CDS encoding SDR family NAD(P)-dependent oxidoreductase has protein sequence MLEPDLDGHTALVTGSSRGLGSALARSLAACGASVAVHYHSSAEAARETADAARDAGAPAVATVQGDVTDPDGVDALFAAAEDELGTVDVLVNNVGDFAPDHWADIAFADWNRVLDTNLTGTYLCSKRALDGMRDQGWGRIVNVGYASSEKGLVSPKNFPYFVAKQGVLMFTRMLAADTQDDGVTVNAVSPYVLENSDEFPEDAPRGRWASFGDVAQAVRFFCDEDSAYISGENVEVDGGWLPESV, from the coding sequence GTGCTCGAACCCGACCTCGACGGTCATACCGCACTCGTCACCGGGAGCTCGCGGGGTCTCGGCAGCGCGCTCGCGCGCTCGCTCGCCGCCTGCGGCGCCAGCGTCGCCGTCCACTACCACAGCAGCGCCGAGGCCGCCCGCGAGACGGCCGACGCCGCCCGGGACGCCGGCGCACCCGCGGTCGCTACTGTGCAGGGCGACGTCACCGACCCCGACGGCGTCGACGCCCTGTTCGCGGCCGCCGAGGACGAACTCGGCACCGTCGACGTGCTCGTGAACAACGTCGGCGACTTCGCGCCCGACCACTGGGCGGACATCGCCTTCGCGGACTGGAACCGCGTCCTCGACACGAACCTCACCGGCACCTACCTCTGTTCGAAGCGCGCGCTCGACGGGATGCGCGACCAGGGGTGGGGCCGCATCGTCAACGTCGGCTACGCGTCCTCCGAGAAGGGGCTGGTCTCCCCGAAGAACTTCCCGTACTTCGTCGCCAAACAGGGCGTCCTGATGTTCACGCGGATGCTCGCCGCCGACACCCAGGACGACGGCGTCACCGTCAACGCCGTCTCTCCGTACGTCCTCGAGAACTCCGACGAGTTCCCCGAGGACGCTCCTCGCGGCCGCTGGGCCTCCTTCGGCGACGTCGCGCAGGCAGTGCGGTTCTTCTGCGACGAGGACTCGGCGTACATCTCCGGGGAGAACGTCGAGGTGGACGGCGGGTGGCTACCCGAGTCCGTCTGA
- a CDS encoding YbaK/EbsC family protein: MHERAAEFAELAREEHGLDVDVHEFDEGTKTAADAADAIGCDVAQIASSIVVVADDDDPVVVVTSGANRVDLDKVAVYQDASDARMAEADEVKEATGWSIGGVPPICHENGVPVLLDDTLLAHDEVWAAAGTPTAVWPIAPERLQELSGAEAADVAE; the protein is encoded by the coding sequence ATGCACGAGCGCGCCGCCGAGTTCGCCGAGCTGGCTCGCGAGGAGCACGGTCTCGACGTGGACGTCCACGAGTTCGACGAGGGGACGAAGACCGCCGCCGACGCCGCCGACGCCATCGGCTGCGACGTCGCACAGATCGCCTCCAGCATCGTCGTAGTGGCCGACGACGACGACCCAGTAGTGGTCGTGACCAGCGGCGCCAACCGCGTCGACCTCGACAAAGTAGCCGTCTACCAGGACGCCAGCGACGCGCGGATGGCAGAGGCCGACGAGGTGAAGGAGGCGACCGGCTGGAGCATCGGCGGCGTGCCGCCCATCTGCCACGAGAACGGCGTCCCCGTCCTGCTCGACGACACGCTGCTCGCCCACGACGAGGTGTGGGCGGCCGCCGGGACGCCGACCGCCGTGTGGCCGATAGCGCCCGAGCGACTGCAGGAACTCTCGGGTGCGGAAGCGGCCGACGTCGCGGAGTAG
- a CDS encoding universal stress protein translates to MYDTVLLPTDGASSTNAVVEHALDVAARRDASVHVLYVVDDRPFTLLPDDRVESVADGLRREGEDALADAASALAEEGVDVTTGMRTGTPTQEILAAVEDRGADLVVMGTRGDDPTQNLLGSTAQKVVTLSPVPVLTVGIEDAADATTAAGAAAPNTD, encoded by the coding sequence ATGTACGACACCGTGTTGCTGCCGACGGACGGAGCGTCGTCCACGAACGCCGTCGTCGAGCACGCGCTCGACGTGGCCGCCAGACGGGACGCGTCGGTGCACGTGCTCTACGTCGTCGACGACCGGCCGTTCACGCTGCTCCCCGACGACCGCGTCGAGTCGGTCGCCGACGGACTCCGCCGGGAGGGCGAGGACGCGCTCGCCGACGCTGCGTCCGCGCTCGCCGAGGAGGGGGTCGACGTGACGACCGGGATGCGGACGGGGACGCCCACCCAGGAGATCCTGGCCGCCGTCGAGGACCGCGGCGCGGACCTCGTGGTCATGGGAACGCGAGGCGACGACCCGACGCAGAACCTGCTCGGCAGCACCGCCCAGAAGGTGGTCACGCTGTCTCCGGTCCCCGTGCTCACGGTCGGCATCGAGGACGCCGCCGACGCCACGACTGCAGCGGGTGCGGCCGCGCCGAACACCGACTGA
- a CDS encoding DUF7511 domain-containing protein: protein MTPTPPSNDDALPDGGRGPEGRPRGVIAVVEEHDDAPDECTIYPDSDSRRLLTEWVSAEAGSFVSLDEMR, encoded by the coding sequence ATGACTCCGACGCCACCGTCGAACGACGACGCGCTGCCGGACGGCGGCCGCGGGCCGGAAGGGCGCCCGCGGGGCGTCATCGCGGTCGTCGAGGAGCACGACGACGCCCCCGACGAGTGCACCATCTACCCGGACAGCGACAGCCGACGACTCCTCACGGAGTGGGTCTCCGCCGAGGCGGGGTCGTTCGTCTCGCTCGACGAGATGCGCTGA